In one window of Nicotiana tabacum cultivar K326 chromosome 12, ASM71507v2, whole genome shotgun sequence DNA:
- the LOC142167302 gene encoding uncharacterized protein LOC142167302: protein MELKTAGAYQKIGEREVVDFILDHIVCRFGIPKEITCDNGPQFIGFNVTKVLKGLKIKRITYSPYHPSANRQAESTNKVIIQNLKKKLEDAKGKLLDELSGVLWTYRTMTKSSMGETPFSLVYVSEALIPVEVGEPTLRYSRENEETNNKELLVKIDLLEEHQNLAYVRMVVQKQRAKMYYNRRANLQSFKVGDLVLRKVTQSTRNVNIGKLGSTWEAPYRVSAITDKGSYQLENQDGVKLSSNWNVTYLKRYYC, encoded by the exons ATGGAGCTAAAGACAG CGGGTGCTTACCAAAAGATCGGAGAACGAGAAGTCGTCGATTTTATATTGGATCATATCGTTTGTcggtttggaataccaaaagaaaTCACTTGTGACAATGGTCCACAATTTATAGGTTTCAATGTCACAAAGGTTTTGAAAGGATTGAAGATCAAACGAATTACATATTCACCATACCACCCAAGTGCTAACAGACAGGcggaatcaacgaacaaagtAATAATCCAAAACCTTAAAAAGAAGTTAGAAGATGCTAAAGGCAAGTTGTTAGATGAGCTATCAGGTGTTTTGTGGACATATCGGACCATGACGAAGTCAAGCATGGGTGAAACACCTTTCTCACTAGTATACGTTTCTGAAGCTTTGATTCCGGTGGAGGTGGGGGAACCGACCCTAAGGTATTCCCGAGAAAATGAGGAGACAAACAATAAAGAATTGTTGGTTAAAATCGATTTGCTTGAAGAGCACCAGAATCTAGCATATGTGAGGATGGTGGTACAAAAGCAAAGAGCGAAAATGTATTACAACCGTAGAGCAAATCTTCAATCCTTCAAAGTTGGGGATTTGGTTTTGAGGAAGGTAACTCAAAGTACTCGAAATGTTAACATCGGGAAGCTGGGATCAACATGGGAAGCACCTTATCGGGTTTCAGCTATAACCGATAAAGGTTCATATCAGTTGGAAAATCAAGATGGGGTTAAATTgtcaagcaattggaacgtgacttacctc